A stretch of the Uranotaenia lowii strain MFRU-FL chromosome 3, ASM2978415v1, whole genome shotgun sequence genome encodes the following:
- the LOC129755195 gene encoding ELMO domain-containing protein 2: MLPANSRMLFKVFNFFYFLARPLLKWLLHRFTNLCELQRICYGCAPGALRTRKVQMSLELSRRPRIKQMLLILNELVTCQVEEHFLQEEITTRAVGTVLHVKKINPKVHVDFPRTFGTCAEKIWGYKRLFHLVEELRSTQYDCENADHEEKLLKLWGMLKGDVQLEGRITNQWQDIGFQGDDPKTDFRGMGMLGLDNLVYFAQQYNGTARHLLSHSHHPLHGYFFAIVGINLTSMAYHLLKSGEAKTHFYNQQRLSIESFHQFYCYLFYEFDRYWIECKPKSIMDFSWIQKRFEENIRKLLASDTCCFKMNLSVENV, encoded by the exons ATGCTACCTGCCAACTCGCGAATGCTCTTCAAGGTGTTCAACTTCTTCTATTTCCTCGCGAGGCCACTCCTGAAATGGCTCTTGCATCGATTTACCAACCTCTGTGAATTGCAGCGAATATGCTACGGATGTGCTCCGGGGGCGCTGCGAACCAGAAAGGTTCAGATGTCCCTGGAACTATCGCGTAGGCCACGCATCAAACAAATGCTGTTGATCCTTAATGAACTAGTCACATGCCAGGTGGAGGAGCACTTCCTTCAAGAGGAAATCACAACACGTGCCGTGGGGACAGTGctacatgttaagaaaatcaatCCCAAGGTACATGTGGACTTCCCGCGAACTTTTGGCACGTGTGCAGAGAAAATTTGGGGCTACAAACGTTTGTTCCATTTGGTCGAAGAACTACGAAGCACACAGTATGATTGCGAGAATGCCGATCACGAAGagaaacttttgaaactttGGGGCATGTTAAAAGGGGACGTTCAACTCGAGGGAAGAATTACGAACCAGTGGCAGGATATTGGATTTCAG GGCGACGATCCAAAGACGGACTTTCGTGGAATGGGTATGCTGGGGTTGGATAATCTAGTCTACTTCGCTCAACAGTACAACGGAACGGCACGTCACCTGCTGTCTCACTCGCACCATCCACTGCACGGATATTTCTTCGCCATTGTCGGCATAAACCTTACCTCGATGGCATACCATTTGCTGAAGTCGGGTGAAGCCAAAACCCATTTCTACAATCAACAGCGACTGTCGATCGAATCGTTTCACCAATTTTATTGCTATCTTTTCTACGAATTCGACCGTTATTGGATCGAATGCAAACCGAAGAGCATCATGGACTTCAGCTGGATTCAGAAGCGATTCGAAGAGAACATCCGGAAGCTACTAGCCAGCGATACGTGCTGCTTCAAAATGAATTTGTCCGTTGAAAATGTTTGA
- the LOC129758436 gene encoding uncharacterized protein LOC129758436 translates to MANRGVWGTCMNGEVEIICYNDDKFRDQSMDVLRKSCFLNEMVCIGSEVNLDLQAQKDLEQLCLDVARSGVSLIARHISTDRIVSVAFNVLQTPSARGDLNYFESFRDDHCVSESSKNLMDYMIIMDSKVNLFEKFNVDCLMEVTFLATLPEYEGKGIATKLVSCSVEFARLLKAGQAFENLPEDAKLKRPKLVTALFTSKISQRVGTKNGFTQIMEVPHHEFSFRDKTYAERIGSEHPTSILVVKEI, encoded by the exons ATGGCTAATCGTGGCGTATGGGGAACCTGCATGAATGGCGAAGTAGAAATAATATGCTACAACGATGATAAATTTCGGGACCAGTCGATGGATGTGCTAAGAAAGTCGTGTTTCCTAAATGAAATGGTTTGCATCGGTTCAGAGGTGAATTTGGACTTACAGGCACAGAAGGACTTGGAACAGCTGTGCTTGGATGTGGCTCGTAGTGGGGTGTCTTTGATCGCTAGACACATTTCGACCGATCGGATTGTCAGTGTGGCGTTCAATGTACTTCAG ACACCGAGTGCTAGAGGGGACCTGAACTACTTTGAATCGTTCCGAGATGATCATTGTGTCTCCGAAAGTTCCAAAAACTTGATGGATTATATGATTATTATGGATTCAAAGGTGAATCTGTTTGAGAAGTTCAACGTCGATTGCTTGATGGAGGTCACCTTTCTGGCAACACTGCCAGAATACGAAGGAAAAGGGATTGCAACGAAGTTGGTCTCGTGTTCGGTTGAATTTGCAAGGCTTTTGAAAGCAGGACAGGCTTTCGAAAACCTACCGGAAGATGCAAAGCTTAAGCGACCGAAATTGGTGACGGCTTTGTTTACTTCCAAAATCTCTCAACGAGTGGGTACCAAGAATGGATTCACACAAATCATGGAAGTGCCTCACCATGAGTTTAGTTTTCGTGATAAAACTTACGCTGAACGAATTGGTTCCGAACATCCAACTTCGATATTGGTTGTGAAGGAAATTTAG